Proteins from a single region of Streptomyces sp. Tu 3180:
- a CDS encoding IclR family transcriptional regulator C-terminal domain-containing protein, producing MALRHEPTAPHHSVQDALRVLETVARRSTGVTDTELARETGLGTERLTALLRMLRREAYVEQTADGPYVAGRAFARLGSAQGHEEALRDKLQHTLDRLRDSVGAAVYISRYVDGEVRVTQYADGPATPRVNEWVDFRCSAHATAVGKSLLTQLDHDGRRDHLARYKMARLTSRTITSDKLLLSRLEAQPPTVPVLDLQEYAVGTVCAAVPITAGSSVGCLALSLPVRDAHRLRRAADALNRNAAPVLLSLTI from the coding sequence GTGGCGCTGAGGCACGAGCCGACCGCCCCGCACCACTCGGTCCAGGACGCCCTGCGCGTCCTGGAGACGGTGGCGCGGCGCAGCACAGGAGTCACCGACACCGAACTCGCCCGCGAGACCGGCCTCGGCACGGAGCGGTTGACCGCGCTCCTGCGGATGCTGCGCCGCGAGGCCTACGTCGAGCAGACCGCCGACGGCCCGTACGTCGCCGGGCGGGCCTTCGCCCGCCTCGGCTCGGCCCAGGGGCACGAGGAGGCCCTGCGCGACAAGCTCCAGCACACCCTGGACCGGCTGCGCGACTCCGTGGGCGCCGCCGTCTACATCAGCCGGTACGTGGACGGCGAGGTCAGGGTCACGCAGTACGCCGACGGCCCGGCCACCCCGAGGGTGAACGAGTGGGTGGACTTCCGCTGCTCGGCGCACGCCACCGCGGTGGGCAAGAGCCTGCTCACCCAGCTCGACCACGACGGCCGGCGCGACCACCTCGCCCGGTACAAGATGGCCCGGCTCACCTCGCGCACCATCACCAGCGACAAGCTGCTGCTCTCCCGGCTGGAGGCGCAGCCGCCCACCGTGCCGGTCCTGGACCTCCAGGAGTACGCGGTCGGCACGGTCTGCGCGGCCGTCCCGATCACGGCCGGCTCCTCGGTGGGCTGCCTCGCCCTGTCCCTGCCGGTCCGGGACGCCCACCGGCTGCGCCGGGCCGCGGACGCCCTCAACCGCAACGCGGCCCCGGTGCTGCTCTCGCTGACGATCTAG
- the ehuB gene encoding ectoine/hydroxyectoine ABC transporter substrate-binding protein EhuB: MAPRTGQPPGRRRENSGPSRRSLLAGAAALGALGAAGCSRVPTEASTNGGDLLDRLKAAGVVRLGIAGEIPFGYIDKDGELTGEAPELAKVVFKRLGVDRVQPVPTEFGSLIPGLNSQQFDVVAAGMYINPERCEQVIFSDPDYQMLDSFIVRKGNPLGLRSYRDVVEKKARFATGTGYAEIAYAVEAGYPESDMLIVPDQVAGLNAVEAGRVDVFAGTALTTREVVKKSNKAEVTEPFRPIVDGRPHVDGGGFAFRPTETRLRDAFNAELRKLKESGELLRILRPFGFTEAEMTDLTAKELCGG, from the coding sequence ATGGCTCCACGGACAGGACAACCACCCGGACGACGCCGGGAGAACTCCGGACCCTCGCGCCGGTCACTGCTCGCGGGGGCCGCGGCGCTCGGCGCGCTGGGCGCCGCGGGCTGCTCGCGCGTGCCCACCGAGGCGAGCACGAACGGCGGTGACCTGCTGGACCGGCTCAAGGCGGCGGGCGTCGTCCGCCTGGGCATCGCCGGTGAGATCCCCTTCGGCTACATCGACAAGGACGGCGAACTCACCGGGGAGGCGCCGGAACTGGCCAAGGTCGTCTTCAAGCGCCTGGGCGTGGACCGGGTCCAGCCCGTGCCGACCGAGTTCGGCTCGCTGATCCCGGGGCTGAACTCCCAGCAGTTCGACGTCGTGGCCGCCGGGATGTACATCAACCCCGAGCGCTGCGAGCAGGTCATCTTCTCCGACCCCGACTACCAGATGCTCGACTCGTTCATCGTGCGCAAGGGCAACCCGCTGGGGCTGCGCTCCTACCGGGACGTCGTCGAGAAGAAGGCGAGGTTCGCCACCGGCACCGGGTACGCGGAGATCGCGTACGCGGTCGAGGCCGGGTACCCGGAGAGCGACATGCTGATCGTCCCCGACCAGGTCGCCGGGCTGAACGCCGTGGAGGCCGGGCGGGTGGACGTCTTCGCCGGTACCGCGCTCACCACCCGCGAGGTGGTGAAGAAGTCGAACAAGGCGGAGGTCACGGAGCCGTTCCGGCCGATCGTCGACGGCAGGCCGCACGTCGACGGCGGCGGCTTCGCCTTCCGGCCGACCGAGACGAGGCTGCGGGACGCCTTCAACGCGGAACTGCGCAAGCTCAAGGAGAGCGGCGAACTGCTCCGCATCCTCAGGCCGTTCGGTTTCACCGAGGCCGAGATGACGGACCTGACCGCGAAGGAGCTGTGCGGCGGATGA
- a CDS encoding lytic polysaccharide monooxygenase translates to MRTRTKLYAAAVGLATTGALVLSSGGASGHGYTDLPISRQKLCQNGTVPNCGAIQWEPQSVEGPKGFPASGPADGQICSGNNTPFAQLDSPTTPSGGAWPTTRVTGGQTYTFRWQFTAMHATTDFRYYVTKPGWNQNHRLSRSDLNLTPFLTVPYNGQRPPQTLSHSGRLPSGLSGHHVILAVWTVHDTGNAFYACSDVTF, encoded by the coding sequence ATGCGCACACGGACCAAGCTGTACGCAGCCGCGGTGGGACTGGCCACGACCGGAGCGCTCGTGCTCTCCTCCGGTGGTGCCAGCGGCCACGGCTACACCGACCTGCCGATCAGCCGGCAGAAGCTCTGCCAGAACGGCACGGTCCCCAACTGCGGTGCCATCCAGTGGGAGCCGCAGAGCGTCGAGGGCCCGAAGGGCTTCCCCGCCTCCGGCCCCGCCGACGGGCAGATCTGCTCGGGCAACAACACGCCGTTCGCCCAGCTCGACAGCCCGACGACCCCGTCGGGCGGCGCCTGGCCCACCACCCGGGTGACCGGCGGGCAGACCTACACCTTCCGGTGGCAGTTCACGGCCATGCACGCCACCACCGACTTCCGGTACTACGTGACCAAGCCGGGCTGGAACCAGAACCACAGGCTGTCCCGGTCCGACCTCAACCTCACCCCGTTCCTGACGGTGCCCTACAACGGCCAGCGGCCGCCGCAGACGCTCTCGCACAGTGGCCGGCTGCCGTCCGGGCTGAGCGGGCACCACGTCATCCTCGCGGTGTGGACGGTCCACGACACGGGCAACGCGTTCTACGCCTGCTCGGACGTCACCTTCTGA
- the ehuC gene encoding ectoine/hydroxyectoine ABC transporter permease subunit EhuC, protein MTSGLWELVLRGVWVTIQLLVLSALLATAVSFVAGVARTHRSRLVRFLAGLYTEVFRGTSALVMIFWVFFVLPPAFGWQLVPLWAGTLALGLTYGAYGSEIVRGALAAVDPAQREGGIALSFTPWQRMRLILLPQAVPEMVPPFSNLLIELLKGTALVSIMGMGDLAFSGNLVRLALQESAEIYTYVLLIYFVIAFLLTRLMRGLEKKLKAGVGKAPARTPDVEPKRPGAATAGGAVR, encoded by the coding sequence ATGACCTCGGGACTCTGGGAACTGGTACTGCGGGGCGTCTGGGTCACGATCCAGCTGCTCGTCCTCAGCGCGCTGCTGGCGACGGCGGTGTCCTTCGTGGCCGGCGTCGCGCGCACGCACCGGTCGCGGCTCGTCCGCTTCCTGGCGGGCCTCTACACCGAGGTGTTCCGCGGGACCTCGGCCCTGGTGATGATCTTCTGGGTGTTCTTCGTGCTGCCCCCGGCCTTCGGCTGGCAGCTGGTGCCGCTGTGGGCGGGCACGCTGGCGCTCGGCCTGACCTACGGGGCGTACGGCTCGGAGATCGTGCGCGGCGCGCTCGCCGCGGTCGACCCGGCCCAGCGTGAGGGCGGCATCGCGCTGAGCTTCACGCCCTGGCAGCGGATGAGGCTGATCCTGCTGCCGCAGGCGGTGCCGGAGATGGTCCCGCCGTTCTCCAACCTGCTGATCGAGCTGCTCAAGGGCACCGCCCTGGTGTCGATCATGGGCATGGGCGACCTGGCGTTCAGCGGCAACCTGGTGCGCCTGGCGCTGCAGGAGAGCGCGGAGATCTACACGTACGTCCTGCTGATCTACTTCGTGATCGCCTTCCTGCTGACCCGCCTGATGCGCGGGCTGGAGAAGAAGCTGAAGGCGGGCGTCGGCAAGGCGCCGGCCCGCACGCCCGACGTGGAGCCGAAGCGGCCCGGGGCCGCCACCGCGGGAGGTGCGGTCCGATGA
- the ehuA gene encoding ectoine/hydroxyectoine ABC transporter ATP-binding protein EhuA, translating to MSTDTHALSDEKPGSPGSTGELIRLERVTKRFGDHTVLDHLDFSVDAGKHVTLIGPSGSGKTTILRLLMTLLKPDEGTITVDGERLFPAPEKQVREVRKKIGMVFQQFNLFPNMTVLRNITEAPVTVLGMSKDAAEERARELLEMVGLSDHVDKHPAQLSGGQQQRVAIARALAMRPQVLLLDEVTSALDPELVAGVLDVLRDIARSTDITMLCVTHEMNFARDISDQVLMFDSGRIIEAGPPEKIFSEPEHDRTREFLGAVL from the coding sequence TTGTCCACTGACACCCACGCCCTGTCCGACGAAAAGCCCGGGAGCCCGGGGAGCACCGGCGAGCTGATCCGCCTGGAGCGGGTCACCAAGCGGTTCGGGGACCACACGGTCCTGGACCACCTGGACTTCTCCGTGGACGCCGGCAAGCACGTCACCCTGATCGGTCCGTCCGGCTCGGGCAAGACCACGATCCTGCGGCTGCTGATGACGCTGCTGAAGCCCGACGAGGGCACGATCACCGTCGACGGGGAGCGGCTGTTCCCCGCCCCCGAGAAGCAGGTCCGCGAGGTCCGCAAGAAGATCGGGATGGTGTTCCAGCAGTTCAACCTGTTCCCGAACATGACGGTGCTCAGGAACATCACCGAGGCCCCGGTCACCGTGCTCGGCATGTCCAAGGACGCGGCCGAGGAGCGGGCGCGGGAGCTGCTGGAGATGGTCGGGCTGAGCGACCACGTCGACAAGCACCCCGCGCAGCTGTCCGGCGGCCAGCAGCAGCGGGTGGCGATCGCGCGGGCGCTGGCGATGCGGCCGCAGGTGCTGCTGCTGGACGAGGTGACCTCAGCGCTGGACCCGGAGCTGGTCGCGGGCGTCCTGGACGTGCTGCGGGACATCGCCCGCTCCACCGACATCACCATGCTCTGCGTGACCCACGAGATGAACTTCGCCCGGGACATCTCGGACCAGGTGCTGATGTTCGACTCGGGCCGGATCATCGAGGCGGGACCCCCGGAGAAGATCTTCAGCGAGCCGGAGCACGACCGGACACGGGAGTTCCTCGGCGCGGTCCTGTGA
- a CDS encoding D-2-hydroxyacid dehydrogenase — protein MTIPTLLVLDADPPPRLGRLTGRVRVEHADASTLAERLPHADVLLVWDFTSHAVREAWPGEGPRPRWVHTASAGVDHLLGPELAASDTVVTNARGIFDRSIAEYVAALVLALAKDLPRTLEFQRERTWRHRETRRVAGTRAVVVGSGPVGRAIAGTLTALGVTTALVGRTARAGVHDPEDLDRLIARADWVIAAAPLTDRTRGMFDARRFGVMQPSAHFVNVGRGQLVVQDALAEALRRRWIAGAALDVFETEPLGPDSPLWRVPGLVVSPHMSGDTVGWRDELAAQFVELYELWAAGEPLVNVVDKRRGYVPGH, from the coding sequence ATGACCATCCCCACGCTGCTCGTCCTGGACGCCGATCCGCCTCCCCGCCTCGGCCGGCTCACCGGCCGCGTCCGCGTCGAGCACGCCGACGCCTCGACGCTCGCCGAGCGGCTTCCGCACGCGGACGTGCTGCTGGTCTGGGACTTCACCTCCCACGCGGTCCGCGAGGCGTGGCCCGGTGAGGGCCCCCGGCCGCGCTGGGTGCACACCGCGAGCGCCGGCGTGGACCATCTGCTCGGTCCGGAGCTGGCCGCGTCCGACACGGTGGTCACCAACGCGCGCGGGATCTTCGACCGGTCGATCGCCGAGTACGTCGCCGCCCTCGTGCTGGCACTGGCCAAGGACCTGCCGAGGACGCTGGAGTTCCAGCGGGAGCGGACCTGGCGGCACCGGGAGACGCGCAGGGTCGCCGGGACCCGTGCCGTCGTGGTCGGCTCCGGGCCCGTCGGGCGGGCGATCGCCGGCACGCTCACGGCGCTCGGCGTCACCACCGCCCTGGTCGGTCGCACCGCGCGCGCCGGTGTGCACGACCCGGAGGACCTGGACCGGCTGATCGCCCGCGCGGACTGGGTGATCGCCGCCGCGCCGCTCACGGACCGGACCCGGGGCATGTTCGACGCCCGCCGCTTCGGCGTGATGCAGCCCTCGGCCCACTTCGTCAACGTCGGCCGCGGACAGCTGGTCGTCCAGGACGCGCTCGCCGAGGCCCTGCGCAGGCGCTGGATCGCGGGCGCCGCGCTGGACGTCTTCGAGACCGAGCCGCTCGGTCCCGACAGCCCGCTGTGGCGGGTCCCGGGGCTGGTCGTGTCCCCGCACATGAGCGGCGACACGGTCGGCTGGCGGGACGAACTCGCCGCCCAGTTCGTGGAGCTGTACGAGCTCTGGGCGGCGGGCGAGCCCCTGGTGAACGTGGTCGACAAGCGGCGCGGATACGTACCCGGACACTGA
- the ehuD gene encoding ectoine/hydroxyectoine ABC transporter permease subunit EhuD: MNWDWGAVADFMPHFWDGLLVTLQILVLGSLISFVLGLVWALLMRVPTRWVSWPVGAVTEFVRNTPLLVQLFFLFYVLPEWGLTLSALTTGVLAIGLHYSTYTMQVYRAGIEAVPAGQWEAATALNLPLRRTWTAVILPQAVRRVVPALGNYVISMLKDTPMLMAITVLEMLGEARLFAQQNFQFTEPLTVIGLAFVVISYLASLALRALERRLVH; encoded by the coding sequence ATGAACTGGGACTGGGGCGCGGTCGCCGACTTCATGCCGCACTTCTGGGACGGTCTGCTGGTCACCCTGCAGATCCTGGTCCTCGGCTCGCTGATCTCGTTCGTGCTGGGTCTGGTGTGGGCGCTGCTGATGCGGGTGCCGACGCGCTGGGTGAGCTGGCCGGTCGGGGCGGTGACGGAGTTCGTCCGCAACACCCCGCTGCTGGTGCAGCTGTTCTTCCTGTTCTACGTGCTGCCGGAGTGGGGCCTGACCCTCTCGGCGCTGACCACCGGCGTCCTCGCCATCGGTCTGCACTACTCGACGTACACGATGCAGGTCTACCGGGCCGGTATCGAGGCCGTGCCGGCGGGCCAGTGGGAGGCGGCGACGGCGCTGAACCTGCCGCTGCGCCGGACGTGGACCGCGGTGATCCTGCCGCAGGCCGTGCGCAGGGTGGTGCCCGCGCTCGGCAACTACGTCATCTCGATGCTGAAGGACACGCCGATGCTGATGGCGATCACCGTGCTGGAGATGCTCGGCGAGGCACGGCTGTTCGCCCAGCAGAACTTCCAGTTCACCGAGCCCCTGACGGTGATCGGCCTCGCCTTCGTCGTCATCTCCTACCTGGCCTCCCTTGCCCTGCGAGCCCTGGAGCGACGCCTTGTCCACTGA